A genomic stretch from Sebastes fasciatus isolate fSebFas1 chromosome 23, fSebFas1.pri, whole genome shotgun sequence includes:
- the znf800b gene encoding zinc finger protein 800b isoform X2 → MMRAQKSTRRKNSHCLRRLENAAQTEVEEADTQPPPQEEPRGGDQSSDQAQLQTSSSAEAPSENLDQKETPMDDEEKDDSAAQLQSKPLWKPIPPLLPESDDSGTSNTRDQICQTEELLQQTGAGSYGHNTGLCAEPGDPPLLQQPLQTSKSGIQQIIECFRSGTSQLKQMLLREVDTIFECKICRSLFRGLPNLITHKEYYCLSRLPEPDGSSGEAAMKDLLDAIYPRNPDYVVRLEPIETTSKAVFQYLTTEEELARYPSPIASARESPVAWEGESVEGADTNQPSQPESHGSPGHNPGTRRWEAEEEAKEEQPPPEDEGSTSGVEDVTISCCLCGQDFNSRRSIRRHCRKMHQTKLEELRKFTETRTVPTSLLSMVKGRPKTLSTPTGKSCPVCLKTFATKANVRRHFDEVHRGLRRDTITPSIASRPGQPFSLEVTPPRKSNSASPTRGNNSKTTPVNSKTTPSNQNQPKPQSPPPASPQAAPASARCTLCKRNYSSQLMLKRHMRIVHKIYSTKSNRSATTAATATTAATATPATPATPATTATTATPSTPTATPTSSSANLGPSNNVRVKEEVADPSDEDEEEEDIDSSPAPSPSDSTGSAKGVPVAPNAMKVKEEEAPSSPKMTPSLPSSSSRGGNTCSGGVLAKATKLSVGFDFKQLFCKLCKRQFSSRQNLTKHIELHTDGNDIFIKFYRCPLCRYESRRKRDVLRHVTVVHKKSSSYLGKIMPKLENRAVKRLAEVVLSSPTPTKRTSAGIKEEVNGRPASSSPSPSPSPPVTRKQEAAPTTSSASSSASSSSSSSAPPPAPVTRKQQEVSTPAFIPSPPVTRKQERQQARPISPPLTRRSEKQTHLRNSSSSSSTTTTTTASPSIQTPHTRRHDAQSESCGTGSSSSTEVRVTKNFSLHACDQCGRAFAKKLYLESHKRSHRNAAVAAASRRKGVSTRSKSLVW, encoded by the exons AATGCTGCTCAGACAGAGGTGGAGGAAGCAGACACCCAGCCTCCACCACAGGAGGAGCCCCGAGGAGGAGACCAGTCCTCTGATCAAGCCCAGCTCCAGACCTCTTCTTCAGCTGAGGCGCCGTCGGAGAACTTGGACCAGAAGGAAACCCCGATGGACGACGAGGAAAAGGACGACTCCGCGGCCCAGCTCCAGAGCAAGCCTCTGTGGAAGCCCATTCCCCCTCTGCTGCCTGAGTCCGACGATAGCGGCACCAGTAACACCAGGGATCAGATCTGCCAGACCGAGGAGCTGCTTCAGCAGACCGGCGCTGGCAGCTACGGTCATAACACAG GTCTCTGTGCGGAGCCCGGCGATCCTCCTCTGCTCCAGCAGCCTCTGCAGACCTCCAAATCTGGGATTCAGCAGATAATTGAATGCTTCCGTTCAG GCACCAGCCAGCTGAAGCAAATGCTGCTGAGGGAGGTGGACACCATCTTTGAGTGTAAAATATGTCGCAGTCTGTTCAGAGGCCTGCCCAACCTCATCACACACAAAGAGTACTACTGCCTCTCGCGGCTGCCTGAACCCGACG GTTCATCGGGTGAAGCAGCCATGAAGGATTTATTGGACGCCATATATCCCAGAAACCCAGACTATGTGGTCCGATTGGAGCCCATTGAGACCACCTCCAAGGCCGTGTTCCAGTACCTCACCACAGAGGAGGAGCTGGCTAGATATCCATCGCCCATAGCCAG TGCCAGAGAGAGTCCGGTAGCATGGGAAGGAGAATCAGTGGAGGGCGCGGACACCAACCAGCCGAGCCAGCCAGAGAGCCACGGCAGCCCGGGACACAATCCGGGAACGAGGAGATGGGAGGCCGAGGAGGAGGCTAAAGAGGAGCAGCCGCCGCCTGAAGACGAGGGCTCCACCAGCGGG GTGGAGGATGTGACAATCTCCTGTTGTCTGTGCGGTCAGGACTTTAACTCGCGCCGCAGCATCAGACGTCACTGCCGCAAAATGCACCAGACCAAACTGGAAGAGCTCCGAAAGTTCACAGAGACTCGTACGGTTCCCACAAGCCTCCTCTCTATGGTGAAAG GGCGGCCAAAGACTCTCAGCACACCTACTGGAAAATCCTGCCCAGTGTGCCTCAAAACCTTCGCCACCAAAGCCAACGTACGCCGTCATTTCGACGAGGTGCATCGCGGCCTACGGAGGGACACCATCACGCCCAGCATCGCCTCGCGGCCCGGCCAGCCCTTCTCTCTGGAGGTCAcgccccccaggaagagcaacagCGCCTCTCCGACACGGGGCAACAACTCCAAGACCACCCCCGTGAACTCTAAAACAACGCCTTCGAACCAAAACCAGCCCAAACCTCAGAGTCCTCCCCCGGCCTCTCCGCAGGCGGCCCCGGCCTCGGCTCGGTGCACGCTCTGCAAGAGGAACTACAGCTCTCAG CTCATGTTGAAGAGACACATGCGTATTGTCCACAAAATATACAGCACCAAAAGTAACCGGTCTGCAACCACGGCAGCCACGGCAACCACGGCAGCCACGGCAACCCCGGCAACCCCGGCAACCCCGGCAACCACTGCAACCACAGCAACCCCCTCTACTCCGACAGCCACTCCTACCAGTAGCAGCGCTAACTTAGGCCCAAGCAACAATGTCCGAGTGAAGGAGGAAGTAGCAGATCCTTCCgatgaagacgaggaggaggaggatattgaCAGCAGTCCGGCCCCGTCTCCTAGCGACAGCACTGGGTCAGCTAAAGGTGTCCCTGTGGCACCCAACGCCATGAAGgtgaaggaagaggaggccCCGTCGAGCCCAAAGATGACGCCGTCCTTACCTTCGTCATCCTCGCGCGGTGGCAACACGTGCAGCGGGGGCGTGCTCGCCAAAGCGACCAAACTGTCGGTGGGTTTCGACTTCAAGCAGCTCTTCTGCAAGCTGTGCAAGCGGCAGTTCAGCTCACGTCAGAACTTAACAAAGCACATCGAGCTGCACACGGACGGCAACGACATCTTCATCAAGTTCTACCGCTGCCCCCTCTGTCGCTACGAGTCGCGTCGCAAACGCGACGTCCTGCGTCACGTGACCGTGGTCCACAAGAAGTCGTCCTCATACCTCGGCAAGATCATGCCCAAACTGGAGAACAGGGCGGTGAAGAGGCTGGCCGAGGTCGTCCTCAGCAGCCCGACCCCCACCAAGAGGACGAGCGCAGGCATCAAAGAGGAAGTGAACGGACGTCCCGCTTCTTCATCGCCGTCCCCCTCTCCTTCACCGCCTGTCACTCGCAAGCAAGAAGCTGCCCCAACCACCTCATCAGCTTCCTCCTccgcttcttcctcttcctcctcctccgccccgCCTCCTGCACCCGTCACTCGGAAACAGCAGGAGGTCTCAACGCCAGCGTTCATTCCGTCCCCTCCCGTCACCCGCAAGCAGGAGAGACAGCAGGCTCGTCCCATCAGCCCCCCACTGACCCGCCGCAGTGAAAAACAGACACACCTAcgtaactcctcctcctcctcctccaccaccaccaccaccaccgcctcACCCAGCATCCAAACGCCACACACCCGACGGCACGACGCCCAGTCAGAGAGCTGCGGCACGGGGTCGTCGTCCTCCACCGAAGTCAGAGTTACCAAGAACTTCTCCCTGCACGCCTGTGACCAGTGTGGACGGGCCTTTGCCAAGAAG CTCTACCTGGAGTCTCACAAGCGAAGTCATCGTAACGCGGCGGTAGCGGCAGCCAGCAGGAGGAAAGGAGTCAGCACCCGCTCCAAATCCCTGGtctggtga
- the znf800b gene encoding zinc finger protein 800b isoform X1 translates to MMRAQKSTRRKNSHCLRRLENAAQTEVEEADTQPPPQEEPRGGDQSSDQAQLQTSSSAEAPSENLDQKETPMDDEEKDDSAAQLQSKPLWKPIPPLLPESDDSGTSNTRDQICQTEELLQQTGAGSYGHNTGLCAEPGDPPLLQQPLQTSKSGIQQIIECFRSGTSQLKQMLLREVDTIFECKICRSLFRGLPNLITHKEYYCLSRLPEPDGSSGEAAMKDLLDAIYPRNPDYVVRLEPIETTSKAVFQYLTTEEELARYPSPIASARESPVAWEGESVEGADTNQPSQPESHGSPGHNPGTRRWEAEEEAKEEQPPPEDEGSTSGVEDVTISCCLCGQDFNSRRSIRRHCRKMHQTKLEELRKFTETRTVPTSLLSMVKGRPKTLSTPTGKSCPVCLKTFATKANVRRHFDEVHRGLRRDTITPSIASRPGQPFSLEVTPPRKSNSASPTRGNNSKTTPVNSKTTPSNQNQPKPQSPPPASPQAAPASARCTLCKRNYSSQLMLKRHMRIVHKIYSTKSNRSATTAATATTAATATPATPATPATTATTATPSTPTATPTSSSANLGPSNNVRVKEEVADPSDEDEEEEDIDSSPAPSPSDSTGSAKGVPVAPNAMKVKEEEAPSSPKMTPSLPSSSSRGGNTCSGGVLAKATKLSVGFDFKQLFCKLCKRQFSSRQNLTKHIELHTDGNDIFIKFYRCPLCRYESRRKRDVLRHVTVVHKKSSSYLGKIMPKLENRAVKRLAEVVLSSPTPTKRTSAGIKEEVNGRPASSSPSPSPSPPVTRKQEAAPTTSSASSSASSSSSSSAPPPAPVTRKQQEVSTPAFIPSPPVTRKQERQQARPISPPLTRRSEKQTHLRNSSSSSSTTTTTTASPSIQTPHTRRHDAQSESCGTGSSSSTEVRVTKNFSLHACDQCGRAFAKKLYLESHKRSHRNAAVAAASRRKGVSTRSKSLSAGDNGRASR, encoded by the exons AATGCTGCTCAGACAGAGGTGGAGGAAGCAGACACCCAGCCTCCACCACAGGAGGAGCCCCGAGGAGGAGACCAGTCCTCTGATCAAGCCCAGCTCCAGACCTCTTCTTCAGCTGAGGCGCCGTCGGAGAACTTGGACCAGAAGGAAACCCCGATGGACGACGAGGAAAAGGACGACTCCGCGGCCCAGCTCCAGAGCAAGCCTCTGTGGAAGCCCATTCCCCCTCTGCTGCCTGAGTCCGACGATAGCGGCACCAGTAACACCAGGGATCAGATCTGCCAGACCGAGGAGCTGCTTCAGCAGACCGGCGCTGGCAGCTACGGTCATAACACAG GTCTCTGTGCGGAGCCCGGCGATCCTCCTCTGCTCCAGCAGCCTCTGCAGACCTCCAAATCTGGGATTCAGCAGATAATTGAATGCTTCCGTTCAG GCACCAGCCAGCTGAAGCAAATGCTGCTGAGGGAGGTGGACACCATCTTTGAGTGTAAAATATGTCGCAGTCTGTTCAGAGGCCTGCCCAACCTCATCACACACAAAGAGTACTACTGCCTCTCGCGGCTGCCTGAACCCGACG GTTCATCGGGTGAAGCAGCCATGAAGGATTTATTGGACGCCATATATCCCAGAAACCCAGACTATGTGGTCCGATTGGAGCCCATTGAGACCACCTCCAAGGCCGTGTTCCAGTACCTCACCACAGAGGAGGAGCTGGCTAGATATCCATCGCCCATAGCCAG TGCCAGAGAGAGTCCGGTAGCATGGGAAGGAGAATCAGTGGAGGGCGCGGACACCAACCAGCCGAGCCAGCCAGAGAGCCACGGCAGCCCGGGACACAATCCGGGAACGAGGAGATGGGAGGCCGAGGAGGAGGCTAAAGAGGAGCAGCCGCCGCCTGAAGACGAGGGCTCCACCAGCGGG GTGGAGGATGTGACAATCTCCTGTTGTCTGTGCGGTCAGGACTTTAACTCGCGCCGCAGCATCAGACGTCACTGCCGCAAAATGCACCAGACCAAACTGGAAGAGCTCCGAAAGTTCACAGAGACTCGTACGGTTCCCACAAGCCTCCTCTCTATGGTGAAAG GGCGGCCAAAGACTCTCAGCACACCTACTGGAAAATCCTGCCCAGTGTGCCTCAAAACCTTCGCCACCAAAGCCAACGTACGCCGTCATTTCGACGAGGTGCATCGCGGCCTACGGAGGGACACCATCACGCCCAGCATCGCCTCGCGGCCCGGCCAGCCCTTCTCTCTGGAGGTCAcgccccccaggaagagcaacagCGCCTCTCCGACACGGGGCAACAACTCCAAGACCACCCCCGTGAACTCTAAAACAACGCCTTCGAACCAAAACCAGCCCAAACCTCAGAGTCCTCCCCCGGCCTCTCCGCAGGCGGCCCCGGCCTCGGCTCGGTGCACGCTCTGCAAGAGGAACTACAGCTCTCAG CTCATGTTGAAGAGACACATGCGTATTGTCCACAAAATATACAGCACCAAAAGTAACCGGTCTGCAACCACGGCAGCCACGGCAACCACGGCAGCCACGGCAACCCCGGCAACCCCGGCAACCCCGGCAACCACTGCAACCACAGCAACCCCCTCTACTCCGACAGCCACTCCTACCAGTAGCAGCGCTAACTTAGGCCCAAGCAACAATGTCCGAGTGAAGGAGGAAGTAGCAGATCCTTCCgatgaagacgaggaggaggaggatattgaCAGCAGTCCGGCCCCGTCTCCTAGCGACAGCACTGGGTCAGCTAAAGGTGTCCCTGTGGCACCCAACGCCATGAAGgtgaaggaagaggaggccCCGTCGAGCCCAAAGATGACGCCGTCCTTACCTTCGTCATCCTCGCGCGGTGGCAACACGTGCAGCGGGGGCGTGCTCGCCAAAGCGACCAAACTGTCGGTGGGTTTCGACTTCAAGCAGCTCTTCTGCAAGCTGTGCAAGCGGCAGTTCAGCTCACGTCAGAACTTAACAAAGCACATCGAGCTGCACACGGACGGCAACGACATCTTCATCAAGTTCTACCGCTGCCCCCTCTGTCGCTACGAGTCGCGTCGCAAACGCGACGTCCTGCGTCACGTGACCGTGGTCCACAAGAAGTCGTCCTCATACCTCGGCAAGATCATGCCCAAACTGGAGAACAGGGCGGTGAAGAGGCTGGCCGAGGTCGTCCTCAGCAGCCCGACCCCCACCAAGAGGACGAGCGCAGGCATCAAAGAGGAAGTGAACGGACGTCCCGCTTCTTCATCGCCGTCCCCCTCTCCTTCACCGCCTGTCACTCGCAAGCAAGAAGCTGCCCCAACCACCTCATCAGCTTCCTCCTccgcttcttcctcttcctcctcctccgccccgCCTCCTGCACCCGTCACTCGGAAACAGCAGGAGGTCTCAACGCCAGCGTTCATTCCGTCCCCTCCCGTCACCCGCAAGCAGGAGAGACAGCAGGCTCGTCCCATCAGCCCCCCACTGACCCGCCGCAGTGAAAAACAGACACACCTAcgtaactcctcctcctcctcctccaccaccaccaccaccaccgcctcACCCAGCATCCAAACGCCACACACCCGACGGCACGACGCCCAGTCAGAGAGCTGCGGCACGGGGTCGTCGTCCTCCACCGAAGTCAGAGTTACCAAGAACTTCTCCCTGCACGCCTGTGACCAGTGTGGACGGGCCTTTGCCAAGAAG CTCTACCTGGAGTCTCACAAGCGAAGTCATCGTAACGCGGCGGTAGCGGCAGCCAGCAGGAGGAAAGGAGTCAGCACCCGCTCCAAATCCCTG TCCGCCGGGGATAACGGACGAGCGAGCCGCTAA